One part of the Mya arenaria isolate MELC-2E11 chromosome 3, ASM2691426v1 genome encodes these proteins:
- the LOC128227202 gene encoding UDP-N-acetylglucosamine--peptide N-acetylglucosaminyltransferase 110 kDa subunit-like isoform X1 — MSNGFMRDKDVVAVSTAEGVVVITGLAELAHAEYQAGDYESAEQHCMQLWRQEPDNTGVLLLLSSIHFQQRKLERSAYFSQLAIKQSPTLAEAYSNLGNVYKERGQLQEALENYRYAVRLKPDFIDGYINLAAALVAAGDMEQAVQAYVTALQYNPDLYCVRSDLGNLLKALGRLDEAKACYLKAIETQPNFAVAWSNLGCVFNAQGEIWLAIHHFEKAVALDAHFLDAYINLGNVLKEARIFDRAVASYLRALNLSQNHAVVHGNLACVYYEQGLIDLAIDTYKRAIELQPNFPDAYCNLANALKEKGKVQEAEECYNTALTLAPNHSDSLNNLANIKREQGNTEDAVSLYLKALEVFPEFAVAHSNLASVLQQQGKLHEALLHYKEAIRINPTFADAYSNMGNTLKEMQDVQGALQCYTRAIQINPAFADAHSNLASVHKDSGNIPEAIQSYRTALKLKPEFPDAYCNLAHCLQIVCDWSDYGERMKKLVQIVDDQLEKNRLPSVHPHHSMLYPLRHDMRRDIAAKHANLCLEKINILHKPSYEHPKDLTASGGRLRIGYVSSDFGNHPTSHLMQSVPGLHDKDSVEIFCYSLSPDDGTSFRAKVSKESEHFLDLSQIPCNGKAADRISADGIHVLVNMNGYTKGARNELFALKPAPVQVMWLGYPGTSGAPFMDYIVTDSFTSPIELENQYTEKLAYMPDTFFIGDHRHMFPHMLEKIMVRGEEGDEFSDNNIVLNGIDLVDIKSHTSVKKVTVECAPGQTVDEGDGQPGRVTYESICLPVRTVLAQMNQTGLAHASISNITIQNGVTTTQTNNKCATGEEIQKHVIISARCHYGLPEDAVVYCNFNQLYKIDPDTLEMWFDVLKNVPNSVLWLLRFPAVGEPNVLQSAKNAGLDSSRVVFSPVAPKEEHVRRGQLADVCLDTPLCNGHTTGMDVLWAGTPMVTYPEETLASRVASSQLKALGCPELIAKDREDYVRIAVKLGTDKSYLSAMRAKVWKARLTSPLFNCKTYARNLERLFWQMYKVYSQGSPPQHVTQLE; from the exons ATGAGCAACGGTTTCATGAGAG ACAAAGATGTAGTTGCTGTTTCCACAGCAGAAGGGGTCGTAGTTATCACAG GCCTAGCAGAGCTTGCCCACGCTGAGTACCAGGCTGGAGACTATGAGTCCGCAGAGCAGCACTGCATGCAGCTATGGAGACAGGAGCCAGACAACACGGGTGTCCTGCTATTGCTCAGCTCCATACACTTCCAACAGAGGAAACTGGAAAG GTCAGCATACTTCAGTCAGCTAGCCATCAAACAGAGTCCAACTCTGGCGGAGGCCTATTCCAATCTAGGAAATGTGTATAAAGAGAGAGGTCAGCTTCAAGAAGCATTAGAGAACTACAGATATGCAGTGAGATTAAAACCTGACTTCATAGATGGTTACATCAACCTGGCAGCAGCTCTGGTCGCTGCTGGAGACATGGAACAGGCGGTGCAGGCATACGTTACAGCCCTGCAGTATAATCCT GACTTGTACTGTGTGCGGAGCGACTTGGGGAACCTTCTGAAGGCTCTTGGCAGGCTGGACGAGGCTAAG GCCTGTTACCTAAAGGCAATAGAGACACAGCCCAACTTTGCTGTTGCGTGGAGCAACCTTGGGTGTGTGTTCAATGCTCAAGGAGAGATATGGTTGGCAATCCACCACTTTGAGAAG GCTGTTGCACTTGATGCCCATTTCCTGGATGCCTACATCAACCTGGGGAATGTTCTCAAAGAGGCTAGAATATTTGACAG AGCTGTGGCCTCCTATCTTCGAGCGCTTAACCTCAGTCAAAACCATGCAGTGGTCCATGGGAACTTGGCCTGTGTCTACTATGAACAAGG CTTGATTGATCTGGCTATTGATACATACAAGCGAGCCATAGAGCTCCAGCCAAACTTCCCCGATGCTTACTGCAACCTAGCGAACGCTCTTAAGGAGAAGGGTAAGGTCCAGGAGGCTGAGGAATGCTACAACACAGCCCTTACACTTGCTCCGAACCACTCGGACTCTCTGAATAACTTGGCCAACATCAAACGTGAGCAGGGTAACACTGAGGATGCCGTGAGTCTGTACCTGAAGGCCCTTGAGGTTTTCCCAGAGTTTGCTGTGGCCCACTCCAACCTTGCCTCCGTCTTACAGCAGCAGGGGAAATTACATGAGGCACTTCTTCACTATAAGGAAGCCATTAG aaTCAACCCCACATTTGCTGACGCTTACTCCAACATGGGCAACACACTGAAGGAGATGCAGGATGTGCAGGGAGCTCTACAGTGTTACACCCGTGCCATTCAGATCAACCCCGCATTTGCCGATGCACACAGTAACCTCGCCTCTGTACACAAG GATTCAGGGAACATCCCTGAAGCCATTCAGTCCTATAGGACAGCCCTCAAGTTGAAGCCGGAGTTCCCAGATGCCTACTGTAATCTAGCTCACTGTCTACAG ATTGTGTGTGACTGGAGTGATTATGGTGAGCGTATGAAGAAACTTGTACAGATTGTGGACGACCAGTTAGAGAAGAACAGGCTGCCCTCCGTCCACCCTCACCACAGCATGCTGTACCCTCTACGACATGATATGAGAAGGGACATAGCAGCCAAGCACGCCAACCTTTGCCTTGAGAAG ATCAACATTCTACACAAGCCCTCATATGAGCACCCTAAGGACCTTACAGCCAGTGGGGGTAGACTCAGGATTGGCTATGTGAGCTCAGACTTTGGCAACCACCCGACCTCTCATCTCATGCAGAGTGTACCTGGCCTGCATGACAAGGACTCCGTGGAG ATATTCTGCTATTCATTGAGTCCCGATGATGGAACCTCATTCAGAGCGAAGGTGTCAAAAGAATCGGAACACTTCCTAGATTTATCACAG ATTCCCTGTAACGGGAAGGCTGCGGACCGAATCAGCGCTGATGGAATCCATGTTTTGGTGAACATGAATGGCTACACGAAAGGAGCCCGCAATGAGCTGTTTGCCCTCAAACCTGCTCCTGTTCAG GTGATGTGGCTGGGCTACCCAGGCACGAGTGGTGCTCCATTTATGGACTACATAGTTACAGATTCATTCACTTCACCTATAGAACTGGAAAACCAATACACTGAAAAATTG GCGTACATGCCGGACACATTTTTCATCGGTGATCACCGCCATATGTTCCCACACATGCTTGAGAAAATAATGGTACGCGGAGAAGAGGGTGATGAATTCTCTGACAACAACATCGTCCTCAATGGCATTGACCTAGTAGACATCAAGTCTCACACCTCTGTCAAG AAGGTGACAGTAGAGTGTGCCCCTGGGCAGACAGTTGACGAGGGAGATGGACAGCCAGGCCGAGTGACGTACGAGAGTATTTGTCTGCCTGTGCGAACAGTCCTTGCACAGATGAACCAGACAGGTCTCGCCCACGCCTCCATCTCCAACATCACAATACAGAACGGCGTCACCACAACACAG ACAAACAACAAGTGCGCTACTGGTGAGGAAATCCAGAAGCATGTCATAATCAGTGCACGCTGCCACTACGGCCTCCCAGAGGATGCAGTTGTATACTGCAACTTCAACCAGCTGTACAAGATTGACCCGGACACCCTAGAGATGTGGTTTGATGTGCTCAAGAACGTGCCCAACAGCGTTCTCTGGCTGCTCCGCTTTCCAGCCGTTGGGGAGCCCAATGTGCTGCAGAGCGCCAAGAATGCCGGCCTAGACAGCAGCAGGGTTGTATTCTCTCCAGTGGCTCCAAAG GAGGAGCATGTACGTCGTGGTCAGCTGGCTGACGTTTGTCTGGACACGCCCCTCTGTAATGGCCACACCACTGGAATGGACGTCCTTTGGGCAGGAACCCCAATGGTCACTTACCCGGAGGAAACACTTGCTTCCCGCGTAGCTTCCTCTCAGCTGAAGGCCCTGGGCTGCCCGGAGCTGATTGCCAAGGACAGGGAGGATTATGTTAGGATTGCTGTAAAACTTGGGACTGACAAAAGCTA TTTGAGTGCCATGCGTGCAAAAGTGTGGAAGGCCAGACTAACAAGCCCATTGTTCAACTGCAAGACATACGCACGAAACCTTGAGCGTCTCTTCTGGCAGATGTACAAGGTCTACTCGCAGGGAAGTCCGCCACAACATGTTACACAGCTAGAGTAG
- the LOC128227202 gene encoding UDP-N-acetylglucosamine--peptide N-acetylglucosaminyltransferase 110 kDa subunit-like isoform X2, which produces MSNGFMRGLAELAHAEYQAGDYESAEQHCMQLWRQEPDNTGVLLLLSSIHFQQRKLERSAYFSQLAIKQSPTLAEAYSNLGNVYKERGQLQEALENYRYAVRLKPDFIDGYINLAAALVAAGDMEQAVQAYVTALQYNPDLYCVRSDLGNLLKALGRLDEAKACYLKAIETQPNFAVAWSNLGCVFNAQGEIWLAIHHFEKAVALDAHFLDAYINLGNVLKEARIFDRAVASYLRALNLSQNHAVVHGNLACVYYEQGLIDLAIDTYKRAIELQPNFPDAYCNLANALKEKGKVQEAEECYNTALTLAPNHSDSLNNLANIKREQGNTEDAVSLYLKALEVFPEFAVAHSNLASVLQQQGKLHEALLHYKEAIRINPTFADAYSNMGNTLKEMQDVQGALQCYTRAIQINPAFADAHSNLASVHKDSGNIPEAIQSYRTALKLKPEFPDAYCNLAHCLQIVCDWSDYGERMKKLVQIVDDQLEKNRLPSVHPHHSMLYPLRHDMRRDIAAKHANLCLEKINILHKPSYEHPKDLTASGGRLRIGYVSSDFGNHPTSHLMQSVPGLHDKDSVEIFCYSLSPDDGTSFRAKVSKESEHFLDLSQIPCNGKAADRISADGIHVLVNMNGYTKGARNELFALKPAPVQVMWLGYPGTSGAPFMDYIVTDSFTSPIELENQYTEKLAYMPDTFFIGDHRHMFPHMLEKIMVRGEEGDEFSDNNIVLNGIDLVDIKSHTSVKKVTVECAPGQTVDEGDGQPGRVTYESICLPVRTVLAQMNQTGLAHASISNITIQNGVTTTQTNNKCATGEEIQKHVIISARCHYGLPEDAVVYCNFNQLYKIDPDTLEMWFDVLKNVPNSVLWLLRFPAVGEPNVLQSAKNAGLDSSRVVFSPVAPKEEHVRRGQLADVCLDTPLCNGHTTGMDVLWAGTPMVTYPEETLASRVASSQLKALGCPELIAKDREDYVRIAVKLGTDKSYLSAMRAKVWKARLTSPLFNCKTYARNLERLFWQMYKVYSQGSPPQHVTQLE; this is translated from the exons ATGAGCAACGGTTTCATGAGAG GCCTAGCAGAGCTTGCCCACGCTGAGTACCAGGCTGGAGACTATGAGTCCGCAGAGCAGCACTGCATGCAGCTATGGAGACAGGAGCCAGACAACACGGGTGTCCTGCTATTGCTCAGCTCCATACACTTCCAACAGAGGAAACTGGAAAG GTCAGCATACTTCAGTCAGCTAGCCATCAAACAGAGTCCAACTCTGGCGGAGGCCTATTCCAATCTAGGAAATGTGTATAAAGAGAGAGGTCAGCTTCAAGAAGCATTAGAGAACTACAGATATGCAGTGAGATTAAAACCTGACTTCATAGATGGTTACATCAACCTGGCAGCAGCTCTGGTCGCTGCTGGAGACATGGAACAGGCGGTGCAGGCATACGTTACAGCCCTGCAGTATAATCCT GACTTGTACTGTGTGCGGAGCGACTTGGGGAACCTTCTGAAGGCTCTTGGCAGGCTGGACGAGGCTAAG GCCTGTTACCTAAAGGCAATAGAGACACAGCCCAACTTTGCTGTTGCGTGGAGCAACCTTGGGTGTGTGTTCAATGCTCAAGGAGAGATATGGTTGGCAATCCACCACTTTGAGAAG GCTGTTGCACTTGATGCCCATTTCCTGGATGCCTACATCAACCTGGGGAATGTTCTCAAAGAGGCTAGAATATTTGACAG AGCTGTGGCCTCCTATCTTCGAGCGCTTAACCTCAGTCAAAACCATGCAGTGGTCCATGGGAACTTGGCCTGTGTCTACTATGAACAAGG CTTGATTGATCTGGCTATTGATACATACAAGCGAGCCATAGAGCTCCAGCCAAACTTCCCCGATGCTTACTGCAACCTAGCGAACGCTCTTAAGGAGAAGGGTAAGGTCCAGGAGGCTGAGGAATGCTACAACACAGCCCTTACACTTGCTCCGAACCACTCGGACTCTCTGAATAACTTGGCCAACATCAAACGTGAGCAGGGTAACACTGAGGATGCCGTGAGTCTGTACCTGAAGGCCCTTGAGGTTTTCCCAGAGTTTGCTGTGGCCCACTCCAACCTTGCCTCCGTCTTACAGCAGCAGGGGAAATTACATGAGGCACTTCTTCACTATAAGGAAGCCATTAG aaTCAACCCCACATTTGCTGACGCTTACTCCAACATGGGCAACACACTGAAGGAGATGCAGGATGTGCAGGGAGCTCTACAGTGTTACACCCGTGCCATTCAGATCAACCCCGCATTTGCCGATGCACACAGTAACCTCGCCTCTGTACACAAG GATTCAGGGAACATCCCTGAAGCCATTCAGTCCTATAGGACAGCCCTCAAGTTGAAGCCGGAGTTCCCAGATGCCTACTGTAATCTAGCTCACTGTCTACAG ATTGTGTGTGACTGGAGTGATTATGGTGAGCGTATGAAGAAACTTGTACAGATTGTGGACGACCAGTTAGAGAAGAACAGGCTGCCCTCCGTCCACCCTCACCACAGCATGCTGTACCCTCTACGACATGATATGAGAAGGGACATAGCAGCCAAGCACGCCAACCTTTGCCTTGAGAAG ATCAACATTCTACACAAGCCCTCATATGAGCACCCTAAGGACCTTACAGCCAGTGGGGGTAGACTCAGGATTGGCTATGTGAGCTCAGACTTTGGCAACCACCCGACCTCTCATCTCATGCAGAGTGTACCTGGCCTGCATGACAAGGACTCCGTGGAG ATATTCTGCTATTCATTGAGTCCCGATGATGGAACCTCATTCAGAGCGAAGGTGTCAAAAGAATCGGAACACTTCCTAGATTTATCACAG ATTCCCTGTAACGGGAAGGCTGCGGACCGAATCAGCGCTGATGGAATCCATGTTTTGGTGAACATGAATGGCTACACGAAAGGAGCCCGCAATGAGCTGTTTGCCCTCAAACCTGCTCCTGTTCAG GTGATGTGGCTGGGCTACCCAGGCACGAGTGGTGCTCCATTTATGGACTACATAGTTACAGATTCATTCACTTCACCTATAGAACTGGAAAACCAATACACTGAAAAATTG GCGTACATGCCGGACACATTTTTCATCGGTGATCACCGCCATATGTTCCCACACATGCTTGAGAAAATAATGGTACGCGGAGAAGAGGGTGATGAATTCTCTGACAACAACATCGTCCTCAATGGCATTGACCTAGTAGACATCAAGTCTCACACCTCTGTCAAG AAGGTGACAGTAGAGTGTGCCCCTGGGCAGACAGTTGACGAGGGAGATGGACAGCCAGGCCGAGTGACGTACGAGAGTATTTGTCTGCCTGTGCGAACAGTCCTTGCACAGATGAACCAGACAGGTCTCGCCCACGCCTCCATCTCCAACATCACAATACAGAACGGCGTCACCACAACACAG ACAAACAACAAGTGCGCTACTGGTGAGGAAATCCAGAAGCATGTCATAATCAGTGCACGCTGCCACTACGGCCTCCCAGAGGATGCAGTTGTATACTGCAACTTCAACCAGCTGTACAAGATTGACCCGGACACCCTAGAGATGTGGTTTGATGTGCTCAAGAACGTGCCCAACAGCGTTCTCTGGCTGCTCCGCTTTCCAGCCGTTGGGGAGCCCAATGTGCTGCAGAGCGCCAAGAATGCCGGCCTAGACAGCAGCAGGGTTGTATTCTCTCCAGTGGCTCCAAAG GAGGAGCATGTACGTCGTGGTCAGCTGGCTGACGTTTGTCTGGACACGCCCCTCTGTAATGGCCACACCACTGGAATGGACGTCCTTTGGGCAGGAACCCCAATGGTCACTTACCCGGAGGAAACACTTGCTTCCCGCGTAGCTTCCTCTCAGCTGAAGGCCCTGGGCTGCCCGGAGCTGATTGCCAAGGACAGGGAGGATTATGTTAGGATTGCTGTAAAACTTGGGACTGACAAAAGCTA TTTGAGTGCCATGCGTGCAAAAGTGTGGAAGGCCAGACTAACAAGCCCATTGTTCAACTGCAAGACATACGCACGAAACCTTGAGCGTCTCTTCTGGCAGATGTACAAGGTCTACTCGCAGGGAAGTCCGCCACAACATGTTACACAGCTAGAGTAG